The following proteins are co-located in the Sphingobacteriales bacterium genome:
- a CDS encoding NAD(P)H nitroreductase has product MNFSELVKIRQSVRKYLPRDVEPEKLNLILESARLAPSASNSQPWHIIVVNEPELLKKVALATFDSIVYFNRFLLEAPVILVIVIEKPKLITQAGATIKKREFPLIDIGIIAEHICLQATETGLGSCMIGWFNEKKIKKLLNIPKHKRIGILISLGYAPEDYRLRDKIRKSKDEIVSYNSY; this is encoded by the coding sequence ATGAATTTCAGCGAGTTAGTCAAAATACGGCAAAGTGTCAGGAAATATCTTCCACGGGATGTGGAACCTGAAAAACTCAACCTGATTCTCGAATCAGCCCGTTTGGCACCTTCTGCAAGCAACTCCCAGCCCTGGCATATTATTGTGGTCAATGAGCCTGAATTACTGAAAAAAGTGGCACTTGCAACCTTCGACAGCATAGTTTATTTTAACAGGTTTCTGCTCGAAGCACCTGTTATTCTGGTTATAGTGATCGAAAAACCCAAACTGATTACACAGGCGGGCGCAACCATCAAAAAAAGAGAATTTCCATTGATTGACATTGGCATTATTGCCGAACATATCTGCCTTCAGGCGACCGAAACCGGATTGGGAAGTTGCATGATAGGTTGGTTTAATGAAAAGAAAATCAAAAAGTTATTAAATATCCCCAAACATAAACGAATCGGTATTCTGATCAGCCTCGGATATGCTCCTGAAGATTATCGTTTAAGGGATAAAATCAGAAAATCAAAAGATGAAATCGTAAGTTATAACAGTTATTAA